GGGCGCGACGTGCGGGCCGGGGACCTCCTGCAGGTGAACGGCATCGGCGCCAGCGGCCAGTGGGGGGACTGGGCAAGCACCCCGGCGGGCGAGGGGGGCACGAATCTCGCGCGGGCCTGCGCGCTGGCCCGCGGGCGCGGCGCCAGCGTCGGCCTCGCCTACGGCGTGACGCCGGCCGGCGGCGGCAGCCTCTACTCACTCGTGCTCCGGCCCGACGCCTCGGGCGCCGTCTGGCCGCTCTACTTCAGCGACTCGCCCTGAGCCGGCGGACCGCCCGCGCGGCGGTCCGGCAGGTAGCAGTCCGCGAGCGGCGGGGCGCCGGCGGGCAGCAGCCCGTGGCGGGCGCAGTGCTGGTAGAGCACGGCGGCCGCGCTCGAAGCCACGTTGAGGCTGTTCTTCACCCCCAGCATCGGCAGATGCAGCACGGCGTCCGCCTGCCGCAGCAGTTCGCGATCGACACCCAGCACCTCGTGGCCGAAGACGAAGCAGCTGCGCAGGGGTCCGTCCCACTCGTAGAGCGAGCGGCTGCTCGGCGTGCGCTCGACGGCGACGAGGGCGAAGCCAGCCGCGCGCGCCCGGGCGACGGCGTCGAACAGACGCAGGTCGTGGCACCAGGGCACCGTCGCCGTCGTGCCGAGCGCTGTCTTCTCCAGCTTGCCGTTCGGGGGAAAGGCGCTGATGCCGACGAGGTAGAGCTGCTCGAGGCGCAGGGCGTCGGCGCTGCGGAAGATGTCGCCGACGTTGAAGGCGCTGCGCAGGTTGTCCAGCAGCACGGCCACCGGCGTGCGGGGACCGGCGGGCGCGTCCGCGCGGTCCTTCCACATCGCATGCAGGGGATCCGAGTCCACGGCCACTCCTCGGCAGGGGTTGCGGGCCACTCTAGCCCGCCGGCGCCCGGCGCGCAATCGGCGGCCGGCGCTTGTCGCCGCGCGCGGCGCCTGCTACACCTTCCGTTCCCGCGCCCGGCCGGCGCGGTCGGGAGGTTCCGTGTCTCCAGGCTCCTCGCGGGGCGTGCGCGGCGGCCGCCTCGCCCTCGCGCTCCTCGTCCTCCTGCTCCTGCCGCGGCCGGGACGGGCTGCCGACGCGCCCTACTACTTCTACCAGGGCCGGCGCTACGGCAGCGAGGCGATGGTCCAGCCGCTGCGCATGATCGTCAACAGCGGCTACGGAATCATGCAGCTGGACAACCGCAGCCACGCGGTCTGGGAGGTGGACTACGCCCGCGGCTGGCGGACCCTCCGGCGAAATCTCGGCCATCCGATCACCGCGATCGAGCAGGAGGGCTGGGGCGACTTCTTCCGCAAGGAAGTCGTCCCCTTCAGCACCAACACCGCCGAGGCCCGCTACTGGCCGAACTACACGCAGCACCTCATCGGCGGCGGCATGAGCTACCGGCTGATGCTCGAGTGGTACCGCTGGCACGCCTTCCCGCGGCCGCGCCTGTGGGCGATCGGCTCGATCACGGCCTACCACGTGCTCAACGAGGTGGTGGAGCTGGACGCCTACGACGGCTGGACCACGGATCCCATCGCCGACCTCTACCTCTTCGACCCCCTGAGCTGCCTCCTCTTCAGCTCCGACCGCGTGGCGCGCTTCTGCGCCGAGACCCTGCAGATGGAGGACTGGTCCTTCCAGCCGGCCTACCTGCCCAAGGGCGGCCGGCTCCACAACAACGGCCAGAACTTCGCCTTCAAGCTGGCCCTGCCCGGCTCCGAGCGCTGGAGCCTCTTCTACCACTTCGGCACCCACGGCGAGCTCGGTCTCTCGCGCCGCAGCGCCAGCGGCCTCGCCTGGTCGGCGGCCGCCGGCCTCAAGGCCAAGAACCTGCTCGAGCTGGACGCGGGCACCCGCGGCGTCGACCTCTCGCTGGTCGGTGGGCTCTGGATCGACCGCGACGGCTCGCTGCTCGCCTCCCTGGTCGGCGCCGCCACCAAGGAGTACCGCCTGCGCCTGAACCTCTACCCCGGCCTGCTGCGGCTCGGCCCGATCAGCCCCAGCTTTTTCCTGGTGATGAACCGCGAGAATCGTATCCTCGTCGGTCTGGGGGTGACGCAGCTGCCGGTCGGGCTCGGCCTGGCGCTGGACTGAGGCCCGCGCGGCCCCGCCGGCGAGAGGAGGAGGGACATGGCGTCCGCAGGCGGTCCGCTGCCCCAGCCCTGGCGCGAGCTCGAGCGCGAACTGAA
This portion of the bacterium genome encodes:
- a CDS encoding RNA methyltransferase yields the protein MDSDPLHAMWKDRADAPAGPRTPVAVLLDNLRSAFNVGDIFRSADALRLEQLYLVGISAFPPNGKLEKTALGTTATVPWCHDLRLFDAVARARAAGFALVAVERTPSSRSLYEWDGPLRSCFVFGHEVLGVDRELLRQADAVLHLPMLGVKNSLNVASSAAAVLYQHCARHGLLPAGAPPLADCYLPDRRAGGPPAQGESLK